A single Vicugna pacos chromosome 15, VicPac4, whole genome shotgun sequence DNA region contains:
- the BMP10 gene encoding bone morphogenetic protein 10 codes for MGALALQLCAVSCLVVHWVSGSPILSLEQSPLEEDMPLFDDVFSEQDGVDFNTLLQSMKHEFLKTLNLSDIPMQDSAKIDPPEYMLELYNKFATDRTSMPSANIIRSFKNEDLFSQPASFNGLRKYPLFFNVSIPHHEEVIMAELRLYTLVQRDRMIYDGVDRKITIFEVLESKGENEGERSMLVLVSGEIYGTNSEWETFDVTDAIRRWQKSGSSLHQLEVHIESRHDEMEDAGRGQLEIDTSARNKHVPLLVVFSDDQSSEKERKEELSEMIAHEQLPELDHLGLDGYSSGPGEEALLQMRSNIIYDSTARIRRNAKGNYCKRTPLYIDFKEIGWDSWIIAPPGYEAYECRGVCNYPLAEHLTPTKHAIIQALVHLKNSQKASKACCVPTKLEPISILYLDKGVVTYKFKYEGMAVSECGCR; via the exons ATGGGTGCCCTGGCCCTGCAGCTGTGCGCTGTCTCCTGCCTGGTGGTTCACTGGGTTTCTGGCAGCCCCATCTTGAGCCTGGAGCAGTCGCCTCTGGAAGAAGACATGCCCCTCTTTGACGATGTCTTCTCAGAGCAAGACGGTGTCGACTTTAACACACTGCTACAGAGCATGAAACACGAGTTCCTCAAGACGTTAAATCTGTCTGACATCCCGATGCAAGATTCAGCCAAGATTGACCCACCAGAGTACATGTTGGAACTCTACAACAAATTTGCCACAGATCGGACCTCCATGCCTTCTGCCAACATCATTAGGAGTTTCAAGAATGAAG atCTGTTTTCCCAACCAGCTAGTTTTAATGGGCTCCGAAAATACCCTCTCTTCTTCAATGTGTCCATCCCGCACCATGAAGAGGTCATCATGGCCGAACTCAGGTTGTACACCCTGGTGCAAAGAGATCGCATGATATATGATGGAGTGGACCGGAAAATTACCATTTTTGAAGTACTAGAGAGCAAAGGGGAAAATGAGGGCGAACGAAGCATGCTGGTCTTGGTGTCAGGGGAAATCTATGGAACCAACAGTGAGTGGGAGACTTTTGATGTCACCGATGCCATCAGACGTTGGCAAAAGTCAGGCTCATCCCTCCACCAGCTGGAGGTCCACATCGAGAGCAGGCATGATGAAATGGAGGATGCCGGCAGGGGACAACTGGAAATAGACACCAGTGCCCGGAATAAGCACGTCCCTTTGCTTGTCGTGTTTTCCGACGACCAGAGCAGCGAGAAGGAGCGGAAGGAGGAACTGAGTGAAATGATCGCCCACGAGCAACTCCCGGAGCTGGACCACCTGGGCCTGGACGGCTATTCCAGCGGACCCGGGGAAGAGGCTCTGCTGCAGATGAGGTCCAACATCATCTACGACTCCACTGCCCGCATCAGGAGGAACGCTAAGGGAAACTACTGCAAGAGGACCCCGCTCTACATCGACTTCAAGGAGATTGGCTGGGACTCTTGGATCATCGCCCCGCCTGGATACGAAGCCTACGAATGCCGTGGTGTTTGCAACTACCCCCTGGCAGAGCATCTCACCCCGACAAAACACGCAATCATCCAGGCCTTGGTCCACCTCAAGAATTCCCAGAAGGCTTCCAAAGCCTGCTGTGTGCCCACCAAACTGGAGCCCATCTCCATCCTCTATCTAGACAAAGGCGTCGTCACTTACAAGTTCAAGTATGAAGGCATGGCCGTCTCCGAGTGTGGCTGTAGATAG